A window of Candidatus Dependentiae bacterium genomic DNA:
ATTAAGCTCTTTTATAACTTTTGTGCGATCGAGCATTTCTTTTCCCTTTACTTAATGATAAAAAAAATGAAGAAAAAAGAAAAAGAAATCAATGGGTTATTTTTTTATTTTATGAGACAAAGTTAAAAGATAGTTCAAAATACCATTTTGCAATGCTTCTAGTGGAAGCAACGCACATTTTAAGCGAACCGGCCCAAGCTCAATTCCAACAAGATCACGAATGTCATCCGCAACAATGCTCATTATTTGTTCTAGTGTTCTTTTTTCAACTTTTTGGGTTAATAAAGATGCTGTTGCCAAGCTAATCACACACCCAGTACCAGTAAATGCTACATGAGTAAGTTGACTATTTTTAATATTACCAGTAAATGAAATGGCATCTCCACACGAAGGGTTAGATTCCTCACACATAAAGTCTGGACGATCAACCACGCCATGATTACGAGGGTTACGATAATGATCCATAAGTTCTTGTTTATAGATATTCATGCCAAGATTATAGCATACAGAGGATATTTTGTCCTGCCTCAGCTAAGCAATTAAATGAAA
This region includes:
- a CDS encoding iron-sulfur cluster assembly scaffold protein → MNIYKQELMDHYRNPRNHGVVDRPDFMCEESNPSCGDAISFTGNIKNSQLTHVAFTGTGCVISLATASLLTQKVEKRTLEQIMSIVADDIRDLVGIELGPVRLKCALLPLEALQNGILNYLLTLSHKIKK